The following are from one region of the Cynocephalus volans isolate mCynVol1 chromosome 17, mCynVol1.pri, whole genome shotgun sequence genome:
- the CORO2A gene encoding coronin-2A — protein sequence MSWHPQYRSSKFRHVFGKPASKENCYDSVPITHSVHDNHFCAVNPHFIAVVTECAGGGAFLVIPLHQTGKLDPHYPKVCGHKGNVLDVKWNPFDDFEIASCSEDATIKIWSIPKQLLAKNLTACRKELLGHARRVGLVEWHPTAANILFSAGYDYKVMVWNLDTKEPVIISPVRIINCHQDVILSMSFNTNGSLLATSCKDRKIRILDPRAGTVLQEANYKGHRANKVLFLGNLKKLLSTGTSRWNNRQMALWDQDDLSVPVTEEDLDGSSGVLFPFYDADTYMLYVVGKGDGNIRYYEVSADKPYLSYLTEYRSYNPQKGIGVMPKRGLDVSSCEIFRFYKLITTKSLIEPISMIVPRRSESYQEDIYPPTAGAQPSMMAQEWLSGMNRGPVLVSLRPGSELLSPLPLPSERPISNSVALASPQLLDQTEKLTAEDGQRTFSRLEKAPRWAAEHKLEEKKSWLTNGFDIFECPPPKTENELLQMFYRQQEEIRRLRELLTQREVQAKQLELEIKNLRMGSEQF from the exons ATGTCATGGCACCCCCAGTACCGGAGCTCCAAGTTCCGCCACGTCTTTGGCAAACCAGCCAGCAAGGAGAACTGCTACGACTCGGTGCCCATCACCCACAGCGTTCACGACAATCACTTCTGTGCCGTGAACCCCCACTTCATTGCAGTTGTGACTGAGTGTGCTGGTGGAGGGGCCTTCCTCGTCATCCCCCTGCACCAG ACAGGAAAGTTGGACCCCCACTACCCAAAGGTCTGCGGGCACAAAGGGAACGTCTTAGATGTCAAGTGGAACCCTTTCGATGACTTTGAGATTGCTTCCTGTTCTGAAGATGCCACA ATTAAGATCTGGAGCATCCCCAAGCAGCTGCTGGCGAAGAACCTCACAGCCTGCAGGAAGGAGCTGCTGGGCCATGCACGCAGAGTGGGCCTGGTGGAGTGGCACCCCACGGCTGCCAACATCCTCTTCAGCGCCGGCTACGACTACAAG GTGATGGTCTGGAATCTGGATACAAAGGAGCCTGTAATCATAAGCCCTGTGAGGATAATTAACTGTCACCAAGATGTGATCCTTTCGATGTCCTTCAACACCAACGGCAGCCTGCTGGCCACCTCCTGTAAAGACCGCAAGATTCGGATTCTTGACCCCCGAGCAGGGACCGTCCTCCAG GAAGCCAACTACAAGGGGCACCGAGCCAACAAAGTGCTGTTTCTGGGGAATCTGAAGAAGCTGCTGTCCACGGGCACATCCCGATGGAACAACCGGCAGATGGCCCTGTGGGACCAG GACGACCTCTCTGTACCTGTCACAGAGGAGGACCTCGATGGCTCCTCAGGCGTGTTGTTTCCCTTCTACGATGCAGACACCTACATGCTCTACGTGGTGGGGAAG ggAGATGGGAACATCCGCTACTACGAGGTGAGCGCCGACAAGCCTTACTTGAGCTACCTGACTGAATACCGCTCCTATAACCCGCAGAAGGGGATTG GTGTCATGCCAAAGAGAGGTCTTGATGTGTCCTCCTGCGAGATCTTCCGCTTCTACAAGCTGATCACAACCAAAAGCCTCATCGAGCCCATATCTATGATTGTGCCCCGGCGG TCAGAATCCTACCAAGAGGACATCTACCCCCCAACGGCAGGGGCCCAGCCTTCCATGATGGCCCAGGAGTGGCTCAGCGGAATGAATAGAG GGCCAGTCCTGGTGTCCCTTAGACCTGGCTCCGAGCTGCTGAGCCCCCTGCCACTGCCTTCAGAGAGACCCATCTCCAACTCTGTGGCCCTGGCCTCGCCCCAGCTGCTGGACCAGACAGAGAAGCTGACTGCAGAGGATGGCCAGAGGACCTTCTCCCGGCTGGAGAAGGCGCCGAGGTGGGCAGCAGAACACAAGCTGGAGGAGAAGAAATCCTGGCTCACAAACGGCTTTGACATATTTGAATGCCCTCCACCAAAGACAGAGAACGAG CTGCTGCAGATGTTCTATCGGCAACAGGAAGAGATCCGAAGGCTTCGGGAGCTGCTGACCCAGCGAGAGGTCCAGGCCAAACAGTTGGAACTGGAGATCAAAAACTTGCGGATGGGCTCAGAGCAGTTCTAA